One Tursiops truncatus isolate mTurTru1 chromosome 3, mTurTru1.mat.Y, whole genome shotgun sequence DNA segment encodes these proteins:
- the C3H19orf44 gene encoding uncharacterized protein C19orf44 homolog isoform X1, with translation MASIRKTSRTVRDIFGDFSDISLEDSKMEEIQNLEISRSLTKIAPGPSRFLKRNQTMGGKYLFPKENAFLGSGPWLSSGRASTTASKVRANAALTKLAQIETKIRNRKVQMDLSDVESDLKTSEDWLPSRADENPPRRTVDFSSQNTDKTSQKQALEIPVPESDMPSGKVSRFLKKREAPVEKISPEAHVGKERDLQTPKEKKPPRRLDSPDSDEEEMKELLGSLMESSSEKQASTNQGFTSTKVSEKEQTKLVSDQIPNQLRVLSLPRKDLSSSKPLPTSRLPTSRSADGTLHSAGSRTCSPQIPISEDTASHTASLSIPGAFPKSVPSTVGDGKLSSSPRRSEAGPQDESPSEAADESLNDLRINILSLDDLAPAVSEKSDLEQKKGQGEKASSKNPWAGAPRSGSKISECLSQRSVSSLGPKGTSSLGSKSQEPTASTVSSAYSDDFEKSPSPTASESTPHSEESPDRTLATWSQFSASLKTDLPPPTPKSRKKWARGVTRVMVKEMAVQTLDPAFTYQWAKAAGVAAIGPALGGAYVDPSPIASHVISADAIEALTAYSPTVFALNDVLKQQLSLTQQFIEASRHLHASLLRSLDRDSFHYHTLEETKECPKWYIKIVWGFPGGAVVESPPADAGDAGSCPGLGRSHMPQSGWAREPWPLSLRVRSLCSTTGEATTYIRQHRPTPLTMEEALEEVKKEL, from the exons ATGGCTTCAATAAGAAAAACTAGTCGTACTGTGCGTGATATCTTTGGCGACTTCAGTGATATTTCCTTAGAAGATTCAAAGATGGAAGAAATCCAGAACTTGGAAATCAGTAGAAGTCTTACCAAAATAGCACCCGGTCCAAGCAGATTTCTAAAAAGAAACCAGACTATGGGTGGAAAATACTTATTCCCGAAAGAGAATGCTTTCCTGGGGAGTGGGCCCTGGCTGTCTTCAGGTAGAGCTTCGACCACTGCCTCGAAGGTCAGGGCCAACGCTGCGCTCACAAAGCTGGCCCAGATAGAAACCAAGATCAGGAACCGGAAGGTGCAGATGGATTTGTCTGACGTGGAATCTGACCTGAAGACCTCTGAGGACTGGCTTCCTAGCAGAGCAGACGAAAATCCCCCTAGAAGGACGGTTGACTTTTCTTCACAGAACACAGACAAAACCTCCCAGAAACAGGCCCTTGAAATTCCTGTCCCTGAGAGTGACATGCCGAGTGGGAAGGTCAGTAGGTTTCTAAAGAAGAGAGAAGCACCTGTGGAAAAGATATCCCCTGAAGCACATGTTGGGAAAGAGAGGGATCTTCAAACACCCAAAGAGAAAAAGCCTCCTAGAAGACTGGATTCTCCAGACAGTGatgaagaggaaatgaaagagtTGCTAGGAAGCTTGATGGAATCTTCTAGCGAAAAACAAGCATCCACAAATCAGGGTTTCACCAGCACCAAAGTCagtgagaaagaacaaacaaaactagtCTCG GATCAGATCCCAAATCAACTGAGAGTCCTTTCGCTGCCCAGGAAGGATCTTTCCAGCTCAAAGCCACTTCCGACATCACGTCTGCCAACCTCACGGTCAGCAGATGGGACCCTTCACAGTGCTGGCTCGAGAACTTGCTCCCCACAGATTCCCATTTCAGAGGACACAGCCTCCCACACGGCATCACTTTCCATCCCCGGAGCCTTTCCGAAGTCTGTGCCCTCAACAGTGGGGGATGGCAAGCTCTCGTCCTCCCCAAGAAGGAGTGAGGCTGGGCCTCAGGATGAGTCTCCCTCAGAAGCCGCCGATGAAAGTCTAAATG ATTTGAGAATAAACATTTTATCCCTTGATGATCTGGCTCCAGCCGTCAGTGAGAAATCAGACTTGGAACAGAAA AAAGGTCAGGGGGAAAAGGCATCCAGCAAAAACCCCTGGGCTGGGGCCCCCCGCTCTGGAAGCAAGATTTCTGAGTGCCTGAGCCAGCGGTCCGTCTCGTCCCTTGGACCCAAGGGCACTTCTAGCCTGGGGTCAAAGTCTCAGGAACCTACGGCCAGCACAGTGAGCTCGGCTTATTCGGATGATTTTGAAAAATCCCCCAGTCCAACAGCATCTGAGTCGACGCCCCATTCTGAGGAGTCTCCTGACAGGACGCTGGCGACTTGGTCTCAATTTTCTGCAAGCCTGAAGACAGATCTTCCTCCACCAACTCCCAAGTCTCGGAAAAAGTGGGCCAGGGGTGTTACAAGAGTCATGGTGAAGGAGATGGCTGTGCAGACCCTCGATCCCGCCTTCACCTACCAGTGGGCTAAGG CGGCCGGCGTAGCGGCCATCGGACCAGCCCTGGGAGGTGCCTATGTGGACCCCTCGCCCATCGCCAGCCACGTCATCAGTGCGGACGCCATAGAAG CCCTGACAGCGTACAGCCCCACCGTGTTCGCGCTCAACGATGTGCTGAAGCAGCAACTGAGCCTGACACAGCAGTTCATCGAGGCCAGCCGGCACCTGCATGCATCCCTCCTGCGCTCCCTGGACCGGGACTCATTCCATTACCACACCCTGGAGGAAACCAAAGAG tgtccaAAGTGGTACATCAAGAtcgtttggggcttccctggtggcgcagtggttgagagtccacctgccgatgcaggggatgcgggttcgtgccccggtctgggaagatcccacatgccgcagagcggctgggcccgtgagccatggccgctgagcctgcgcgtccggagcctgtgctccacaacgggagaggcaacaaca TACATCAGGCAACACAGGCCCACCCCGCTGACCATGGAGGAGGCCCTGGAGGAGGTGAAGAAGGAGCTGTGA
- the C3H19orf44 gene encoding uncharacterized protein C19orf44 homolog isoform X3, translating into MASIRKTSRTVRDIFGDFSDISLEDSKMEEIQNLEISRSLTKIAPGPSRFLKRNQTMGGKYLFPKENAFLGSGPWLSSGRASTTASKVRANAALTKLAQIETKIRNRKVQMDLSDVESDLKTSEDWLPSRADENPPRRTVDFSSQNTDKTSQKQALEIPVPESDMPSGKVSRFLKKREAPVEKISPEAHVGKERDLQTPKEKKPPRRLDSPDSDEEEMKELLGSLMESSSEKQASTNQGFTSTKVSEKEQTKLVSDQIPNQLRVLSLPRKDLSSSKPLPTSRLPTSRSADGTLHSAGSRTCSPQIPISEDTASHTASLSIPGAFPKSVPSTVGDGKLSSSPRRSEAGPQDESPSEAADESLNDLRINILSLDDLAPAVSEKSDLEQKKGQGEKASSKNPWAGAPRSGSKISECLSQRSVSSLGPKGTSSLGSKSQEPTASTVSSAYSDDFEKSPSPTASESTPHSEESPDRTLATWSQFSASLKTDLPPPTPKSRKKWARGVTRVMVKEMAVQTLDPAFTYQWAKAAGVAAIGPALGGAYVDPSPIASHVISADAIEALTAYSPTVFALNDVLKQQLSLTQQFIEASRHLHASLLRSLDRDSFHYHTLEETKEYIRQHRPTPLTMEEALEEVKKEL; encoded by the exons ATGGCTTCAATAAGAAAAACTAGTCGTACTGTGCGTGATATCTTTGGCGACTTCAGTGATATTTCCTTAGAAGATTCAAAGATGGAAGAAATCCAGAACTTGGAAATCAGTAGAAGTCTTACCAAAATAGCACCCGGTCCAAGCAGATTTCTAAAAAGAAACCAGACTATGGGTGGAAAATACTTATTCCCGAAAGAGAATGCTTTCCTGGGGAGTGGGCCCTGGCTGTCTTCAGGTAGAGCTTCGACCACTGCCTCGAAGGTCAGGGCCAACGCTGCGCTCACAAAGCTGGCCCAGATAGAAACCAAGATCAGGAACCGGAAGGTGCAGATGGATTTGTCTGACGTGGAATCTGACCTGAAGACCTCTGAGGACTGGCTTCCTAGCAGAGCAGACGAAAATCCCCCTAGAAGGACGGTTGACTTTTCTTCACAGAACACAGACAAAACCTCCCAGAAACAGGCCCTTGAAATTCCTGTCCCTGAGAGTGACATGCCGAGTGGGAAGGTCAGTAGGTTTCTAAAGAAGAGAGAAGCACCTGTGGAAAAGATATCCCCTGAAGCACATGTTGGGAAAGAGAGGGATCTTCAAACACCCAAAGAGAAAAAGCCTCCTAGAAGACTGGATTCTCCAGACAGTGatgaagaggaaatgaaagagtTGCTAGGAAGCTTGATGGAATCTTCTAGCGAAAAACAAGCATCCACAAATCAGGGTTTCACCAGCACCAAAGTCagtgagaaagaacaaacaaaactagtCTCG GATCAGATCCCAAATCAACTGAGAGTCCTTTCGCTGCCCAGGAAGGATCTTTCCAGCTCAAAGCCACTTCCGACATCACGTCTGCCAACCTCACGGTCAGCAGATGGGACCCTTCACAGTGCTGGCTCGAGAACTTGCTCCCCACAGATTCCCATTTCAGAGGACACAGCCTCCCACACGGCATCACTTTCCATCCCCGGAGCCTTTCCGAAGTCTGTGCCCTCAACAGTGGGGGATGGCAAGCTCTCGTCCTCCCCAAGAAGGAGTGAGGCTGGGCCTCAGGATGAGTCTCCCTCAGAAGCCGCCGATGAAAGTCTAAATG ATTTGAGAATAAACATTTTATCCCTTGATGATCTGGCTCCAGCCGTCAGTGAGAAATCAGACTTGGAACAGAAA AAAGGTCAGGGGGAAAAGGCATCCAGCAAAAACCCCTGGGCTGGGGCCCCCCGCTCTGGAAGCAAGATTTCTGAGTGCCTGAGCCAGCGGTCCGTCTCGTCCCTTGGACCCAAGGGCACTTCTAGCCTGGGGTCAAAGTCTCAGGAACCTACGGCCAGCACAGTGAGCTCGGCTTATTCGGATGATTTTGAAAAATCCCCCAGTCCAACAGCATCTGAGTCGACGCCCCATTCTGAGGAGTCTCCTGACAGGACGCTGGCGACTTGGTCTCAATTTTCTGCAAGCCTGAAGACAGATCTTCCTCCACCAACTCCCAAGTCTCGGAAAAAGTGGGCCAGGGGTGTTACAAGAGTCATGGTGAAGGAGATGGCTGTGCAGACCCTCGATCCCGCCTTCACCTACCAGTGGGCTAAGG CGGCCGGCGTAGCGGCCATCGGACCAGCCCTGGGAGGTGCCTATGTGGACCCCTCGCCCATCGCCAGCCACGTCATCAGTGCGGACGCCATAGAAG CCCTGACAGCGTACAGCCCCACCGTGTTCGCGCTCAACGATGTGCTGAAGCAGCAACTGAGCCTGACACAGCAGTTCATCGAGGCCAGCCGGCACCTGCATGCATCCCTCCTGCGCTCCCTGGACCGGGACTCATTCCATTACCACACCCTGGAGGAAACCAAAGAG TACATCAGGCAACACAGGCCCACCCCGCTGACCATGGAGGAGGCCCTGGAGGAGGTGAAGAAGGAGCTGTGA
- the C3H19orf44 gene encoding uncharacterized protein C19orf44 homolog isoform X2 yields the protein MASIRKTSRTVRDIFGDFSDISLEDSKMEEIQNLEISRSLTKIAPGPSRFLKRNQTMGGKYLFPKENAFLGSGPWLSSGRASTTASKVRANAALTKLAQIETKIRNRKVQMDLSDVESDLKTSEDWLPSRADENPPRRTVDFSSQNTDKTSQKQALEIPVPESDMPSGKVSRFLKKREAPVEKISPEAHVGKERDLQTPKEKKPPRRLDSPDSDEEEMKELLGSLMESSSEKQASTNQGFTSTKVSEKEQTKLVSDQIPNQLRVLSLPRKDLSSSKPLPTSRLPTSRSADGTLHSAGSRTCSPQIPISEDTASHTASLSIPGAFPKSVPSTVGDGKLSSSPRRSEAGPQDESPSEAADESLNDLRINILSLDDLAPAVSEKSDLEQKKGQGEKASSKNPWAGAPRSGSKISECLSQRSVSSLGPKGTSSLGSKSQEPTASTVSSAYSDDFEKSPSPTASESTPHSEESPDRTLATWSQFSASLKTDLPPPTPKSRKKWARGVTRVMVKEMAVQTLDPAFTYQWAKAAGVAAIGPALGGAYVDPSPIASHVISADAIEVYSSGVSDSHCAVAVWGAVSLAFFPCVGRRALTAYSPTVFALNDVLKQQLSLTQQFIEASRHLHASLLRSLDRDSFHYHTLEETKEYIRQHRPTPLTMEEALEEVKKEL from the exons ATGGCTTCAATAAGAAAAACTAGTCGTACTGTGCGTGATATCTTTGGCGACTTCAGTGATATTTCCTTAGAAGATTCAAAGATGGAAGAAATCCAGAACTTGGAAATCAGTAGAAGTCTTACCAAAATAGCACCCGGTCCAAGCAGATTTCTAAAAAGAAACCAGACTATGGGTGGAAAATACTTATTCCCGAAAGAGAATGCTTTCCTGGGGAGTGGGCCCTGGCTGTCTTCAGGTAGAGCTTCGACCACTGCCTCGAAGGTCAGGGCCAACGCTGCGCTCACAAAGCTGGCCCAGATAGAAACCAAGATCAGGAACCGGAAGGTGCAGATGGATTTGTCTGACGTGGAATCTGACCTGAAGACCTCTGAGGACTGGCTTCCTAGCAGAGCAGACGAAAATCCCCCTAGAAGGACGGTTGACTTTTCTTCACAGAACACAGACAAAACCTCCCAGAAACAGGCCCTTGAAATTCCTGTCCCTGAGAGTGACATGCCGAGTGGGAAGGTCAGTAGGTTTCTAAAGAAGAGAGAAGCACCTGTGGAAAAGATATCCCCTGAAGCACATGTTGGGAAAGAGAGGGATCTTCAAACACCCAAAGAGAAAAAGCCTCCTAGAAGACTGGATTCTCCAGACAGTGatgaagaggaaatgaaagagtTGCTAGGAAGCTTGATGGAATCTTCTAGCGAAAAACAAGCATCCACAAATCAGGGTTTCACCAGCACCAAAGTCagtgagaaagaacaaacaaaactagtCTCG GATCAGATCCCAAATCAACTGAGAGTCCTTTCGCTGCCCAGGAAGGATCTTTCCAGCTCAAAGCCACTTCCGACATCACGTCTGCCAACCTCACGGTCAGCAGATGGGACCCTTCACAGTGCTGGCTCGAGAACTTGCTCCCCACAGATTCCCATTTCAGAGGACACAGCCTCCCACACGGCATCACTTTCCATCCCCGGAGCCTTTCCGAAGTCTGTGCCCTCAACAGTGGGGGATGGCAAGCTCTCGTCCTCCCCAAGAAGGAGTGAGGCTGGGCCTCAGGATGAGTCTCCCTCAGAAGCCGCCGATGAAAGTCTAAATG ATTTGAGAATAAACATTTTATCCCTTGATGATCTGGCTCCAGCCGTCAGTGAGAAATCAGACTTGGAACAGAAA AAAGGTCAGGGGGAAAAGGCATCCAGCAAAAACCCCTGGGCTGGGGCCCCCCGCTCTGGAAGCAAGATTTCTGAGTGCCTGAGCCAGCGGTCCGTCTCGTCCCTTGGACCCAAGGGCACTTCTAGCCTGGGGTCAAAGTCTCAGGAACCTACGGCCAGCACAGTGAGCTCGGCTTATTCGGATGATTTTGAAAAATCCCCCAGTCCAACAGCATCTGAGTCGACGCCCCATTCTGAGGAGTCTCCTGACAGGACGCTGGCGACTTGGTCTCAATTTTCTGCAAGCCTGAAGACAGATCTTCCTCCACCAACTCCCAAGTCTCGGAAAAAGTGGGCCAGGGGTGTTACAAGAGTCATGGTGAAGGAGATGGCTGTGCAGACCCTCGATCCCGCCTTCACCTACCAGTGGGCTAAGG CGGCCGGCGTAGCGGCCATCGGACCAGCCCTGGGAGGTGCCTATGTGGACCCCTCGCCCATCGCCAGCCACGTCATCAGTGCGGACGCCATAGAAG tgtacagttcaggagTGTCAGATTCGCACTGTGCGGTTGCAGTTTGGGGAGCCGTGTCACTGGCCTTCTTTCCTTGTGTTGGACGCCGAG CCCTGACAGCGTACAGCCCCACCGTGTTCGCGCTCAACGATGTGCTGAAGCAGCAACTGAGCCTGACACAGCAGTTCATCGAGGCCAGCCGGCACCTGCATGCATCCCTCCTGCGCTCCCTGGACCGGGACTCATTCCATTACCACACCCTGGAGGAAACCAAAGAG TACATCAGGCAACACAGGCCCACCCCGCTGACCATGGAGGAGGCCCTGGAGGAGGTGAAGAAGGAGCTGTGA